Proteins encoded within one genomic window of Bacillus sp. 1NLA3E:
- a CDS encoding class D sortase: protein MKRKKLIFFLSIALVLSGIGFSTTNAYKFLKGYFLYKVEKSSDHPAKSAAHLKSSNKNPDVLYPVRPKQGEEIGSLYIPKLNASLPIFHGTDEDELEKGVGHYANSVLPGEKDNSVLSGHRDTVFRRLGEVGVGDLLTVNTSAGEFTYKVNKVRIVDANDRTVIVPKPRATLTVSTCYPFNYIGDAPQRYILVAYMVSKQTIK, encoded by the coding sequence ATGAAAAGAAAGAAGCTCATTTTTTTTCTTTCAATTGCTTTGGTTTTATCAGGAATTGGATTTTCGACAACAAATGCCTATAAGTTTTTAAAAGGGTACTTTTTGTATAAGGTAGAGAAAAGTAGTGATCATCCAGCTAAATCAGCAGCTCATCTCAAATCTTCTAATAAAAATCCCGATGTTCTTTATCCAGTTCGTCCTAAACAAGGGGAAGAAATAGGAAGTTTATATATTCCAAAATTAAATGCTAGTTTACCAATTTTCCATGGTACAGATGAAGATGAACTAGAAAAGGGAGTGGGGCATTATGCAAACAGTGTCCTTCCTGGAGAAAAAGATAATTCAGTTTTATCTGGTCACCGAGATACCGTTTTTCGCAGATTAGGAGAGGTGGGTGTTGGGGACCTCTTGACTGTTAATACTTCTGCTGGTGAGTTTACCTATAAAGTAAATAAAGTAAGGATAGTAGATGCTAATGATCGGACGGTTATTGTGCCTAAACCTAGAGCTACTTTAACAGTTAGTACCTGTTACCCCTTTAATTACATAGGCGATGCGCCACAACGGTATATCTTAGTAGCTTATATGGTTTCAAAGCAAACAATTAAATAA
- a CDS encoding processed acidic surface protein, which produces MKKISRILLALLLLLPSLPNLSFAAQDPTFDSDLEVYLEEISATRGFEVTKEDIEESLTLYELGLDDFDSVTDLSDFLGEVISSDNSNLEDMLTEYDLTIDELNSLLEENGEAIDDYVFIDDLDYSVSFYLNPIEGDPGSIDDEFATNLLAAFQEQFGLTEAELNKLSEHFIAHQEELSSPESLAKLEELATRMEAFGEFDKLTDLNSEQVQEFLSIYDEFLTILQLKVDFYLVKSDKESAIPFWEVLSMNELNNAKLKMNIYDLSGNFLADLLITGEMVDSDTVNEVGQEVDKATEKVVVEKAKTETTAVQFKTEKGGKLPNTAGNYVPNILIGLFMILSGVMVYRTYRRIL; this is translated from the coding sequence ATGAAGAAAATTTCTAGAATACTACTAGCACTACTTTTATTATTACCTAGTTTACCAAACCTATCTTTTGCTGCTCAGGACCCAACCTTTGATTCGGATCTGGAAGTTTATTTGGAGGAAATTAGTGCAACTCGTGGTTTTGAAGTAACAAAGGAAGATATTGAGGAGTCACTGACTCTTTATGAATTAGGACTAGATGATTTTGATAGTGTAACAGACCTCTCAGATTTTCTTGGAGAAGTCATTTCTTCAGATAATAGTAATTTAGAAGATATGCTAACAGAATATGATCTGACAATAGATGAACTGAATTCTCTTTTAGAAGAAAACGGAGAAGCAATTGATGATTATGTTTTTATAGATGATCTAGATTATTCTGTTTCCTTTTATTTGAATCCAATTGAGGGGGACCCTGGTTCAATTGATGATGAATTCGCTACAAATCTATTAGCGGCTTTTCAGGAGCAGTTTGGCCTAACAGAAGCGGAACTAAACAAATTAAGCGAACATTTTATTGCCCATCAAGAAGAGTTATCCTCACCTGAATCCCTAGCAAAGTTAGAAGAACTGGCAACCAGAATGGAGGCTTTTGGTGAATTTGACAAATTGACTGACCTAAATTCTGAGCAGGTTCAAGAATTTTTATCGATTTATGATGAATTTCTTACCATCCTCCAATTAAAGGTTGATTTTTATCTTGTCAAAAGTGATAAGGAATCTGCTATTCCATTTTGGGAAGTATTGAGTATGAATGAACTAAACAATGCTAAATTAAAAATGAACATTTACGATCTTAGTGGGAATTTTCTGGCTGACTTACTTATAACAGGTGAAATGGTAGACTCTGACACCGTAAATGAAGTGGGACAAGAAGTAGATAAAGCCACTGAAAAGGTAGTTGTCGAAAAAGCAAAGACTGAAACAACTGCCGTTCAATTTAAAACTGAAAAAGGTGGGAAACTACCTAATACAGCCGGCAACTATGTTCCCAATATCCTGATTGGCCTTTTTATGATTTTATCAGGAGTTATGGTATACCGGACTTATAGAAGGATTTTATAA
- a CDS encoding cold-shock protein — protein MEHGKVKWFNGEKGFGFIEREGGEDVFVHFSAIQGEGYKTLDEGQEVTFEVEQGQRGPQATNVRKA, from the coding sequence ATGGAACATGGCAAAGTAAAATGGTTTAACGGTGAAAAAGGTTTTGGATTTATCGAGCGTGAAGGTGGAGAAGATGTATTTGTACATTTCTCAGCTATTCAGGGCGAGGGGTACAAAACATTAGATGAAGGCCAAGAGGTTACCTTTGAGGTTGAGCAAGGACAACGCGGCCCGCAAGCAACAAACGTTCGTAAGGCATAA